The Gammaproteobacteria bacterium genomic sequence CTTGGCTTTGAAGGCGGCGGTGTGGTTTCTTCGGGGTCTTCTCATTGTTCGTGCTCCGGATGATGATGAAGCCTTGCGGCCTCGGTTATTGGAGCAGAAACTTCACTTATCGGGTTGTCTTAATTTGTGGGGCCACTTCTCCTATACCTCGAACACCGGCAGTGGAACGATCACCGGCTTCGCGGTCGACGGCACCGGCCAATTAACGCTGCTCGATAGCGACGGCCGTACTGCCGATGTTGGCGCCGGTACCGCGCCGACAGATCTCGCGCTGACGCGCGG encodes the following:
- a CDS encoding beta-propeller fold lactonase family protein: MEQKLHLSGCLNLWGHFSYTSNTGSGTITGFAVDGTGQLTLLDSDGRTADVGAGTAPTDLALTRGGRFLYSRNSGNGSISGFRVDHDGKLSSVGTVAGLPAGANGLIAY